The Triticum aestivum cultivar Chinese Spring chromosome 3A, IWGSC CS RefSeq v2.1, whole genome shotgun sequence genome includes a region encoding these proteins:
- the LOC123059203 gene encoding F-box/LRR-repeat protein 13 (The sequence of the model RefSeq protein was modified relative to this genomic sequence to represent the inferred CDS: added 79 bases not found in genome assembly), protein MDDQQVLLGISRSDMLARIERCGRDPAMLDLGSNMLLHFAYEYLPYPPVSPIAPLSLAGASWVPDGVDRISRLPDELLRDIISRLPAKDAARTAALASRWRPLWRSAPLALVDSHLLPDGGASGPLIIGAPSPRAVTGAVSSALAAHPGPFSCVHLTCSTMDEHRGEMARWVDTLVAKGVQDLVFVNRPWPIDLRLPATLFSCASLTRLYLGVWTLPGTAAVPRGASFPNLRELGLCMTVMEDRALAFLLERSPVLEFLLIMWSQTGARLRLVSHSLRCLQLGYTHLKDIEVVDAPRLERLFLRNVSLPGTGKFTINSPSRIKIGGAPNLRVLGYIQPGQTELGISNTVIVAGSKENIVPSVQILAIDVQLGIRNAVKKVPGFLRCFPKLETLHVYSPPIPEKSTGKVNLKFWEEGGPMKCMVQSMKKVFFYEFQGSRSEVAFLKFIAERGRVLELMVVVVAKACFSSVDDDVNVKLKPLTGAKWSSKACKLQIIESPRTDVAGPLCRHKIASDFGFADPFDLQYYYKAERIPVS, encoded by the exons ATGGACGACCAGCAGGTGCTCCTTGGCATCTCCAGGAGCGATATGCTCGCCAGAATAGAGCGTTGCGGCCGGGATCCTGCGATGCTGGACCTCGGCTCAAACATGCTGCTCCACTTCGCGTACGAGTACCTCCCGTACCCGCCCGTCTCCCCCATCGCGCCCCTCTCGCTCGCCGGCGCGTCGTGGGTCCCCGACGGCGTCGACCGCATCAGCCGCCTCCCCGACGAGCTCCTCCGCGACATCATATCCCGCCTCCCCGCCAAGGACGCCGCGCGCACCGCCGCTCTCGCCTCGCGCTGGCGCCCACTCTGGCGCTCGGCGCCCCTTGCTCTTGTCGACAGCCATCTGCTCCCGGACGGCGGCGCCTCTGGCCCGTTGATCATCGGCGCTCCCTCTCCCCGCGCCGTCACCGGCGCAGTGTCCAGCGCCCTCGCGGCGCACCCGGGGCCTTTCAGCTGCGTCCACCTCACCTGCAGCACCATGGACGAGCACCGAGGCGAGATGGCGCGCTGGGTCGACACCCTCGTCGCCAAGGGGGTCCAAGATCTCGTCTTTGTCAACCGCCCTTGGCCGATTGACCTGCGTCTCCCCGCCACGCTCTTCAGCTGCGCCTCCCTCACCCGCCTCTATCTCGGCGTCTGGACACTTCCAGGCACTGCCGCCGTGCCGCGCGGCGCCAGCTTCCCAAATCTCCGGGAGCTCGGCCTCTGCATGACTGTCATGGAGGACCGTGCTCTGGCCTTCTTGCTCGAAAGAAGCCCCGTCCTGGAGTTCCTCCTCATCATGTGGAGCCAGACCGGAGCGCGCCTCCGACTCGTCAGCCACAGCCTGCGGTGTCTTCAGCTGGGCTATACCCACTTGAAGGACATCGAAGTGGTGGATGCCCCTCGCCTGGAGAGGCTCTTCCTGAGAAATGTATCCTTGCCTGGAACCGGCAAGTTCACCATAAACAGCCCTTCCAGGATCAAGATTGGCGGTGCACCCAACCTGCGTGTGCTGGGGTACATTCAGCCAGGACAGACAGAGCTGGGGATTAGCAACACCGTCATCGTG GCTGGGAGCAAGGAGAACATTGTCCCTAGTGTCCAGATTTTGGCCATAGACGTGCAGCTCGGTATCCGCAATGCTGTGAAGAAAGTGCCCGGCTTTCTCCGCTGTTTCCCCAAGCTGGAGACGCTCCATGTCTAT TCCCCTCCCATACCTGAAAAGTCCACCGGCAAGGTCAATCTGAAGTTCTGGGAGGAGGGCGGTCCCATGAAATGCATGGTGCAGAGCATGAAGAAGGTGTTCTTCTACGAGTTCCAAGGGTCGAGAAGCGAGGTTGCTTTCCTCAAGTTCATTGCGGAGAGAGGTCGGGTGCTGGAGCTGATGGTGGTCGTGGTGGCCAAGGCATGTTTCTCCTCGGTGGATGATGATGTGAATGTGAAGCTGAAGCCTCTGACGGGTGCGAAATGGAGCAGCAAAGCTTGCAAACTACAGATCATCGAGAGCCCACGCACTGATGTCGCAGGTCCACTCTGCAGGCACAA